A DNA window from Impatiens glandulifera isolate HB10 chloroplast, complete genome contains the following coding sequences:
- the rpl23 gene encoding ribosomal protein L23, whose translation MDEIKSAVLTDKSIRLLGKNQYTSNVESGSTRTEIKHWVELFFGVKVIAMNSHRLPGKGRRMGPIMGHTMHYRRMIITLQPGYSIPPLRKKRT comes from the coding sequence ATGGATGAAATAAAATCTGCAGTACTTACAGACAAAAGTATTCGGTTATTGGGGAAAAATCAATATACTTCTAATGTCGAATCAGGATCAACTAGGACAGAAATAAAGCATTGGGTCGAACTCTTCTTTGGTGTCAAGGTAATAGCTATGAACAGTCATCGACTCCCGGGAAAGGGTAGAAGAATGGGACCTATTATGGGACATACAATGCATTACAGACGTATGATCATTACGCTTCAACCGGGTTATTCTATTCCACCTCTTAGAAAGAAAAGAACTTAA